From a single Candidatus Delongbacteria bacterium genomic region:
- the pyrF gene encoding orotidine-5'-phosphate decarboxylase translates to MTIQQRLKSSQTHFCLGLDPSPELLPRGYGQHSDPVLAWNRELVEATVDLVAAYKPNLAFYEALGLDGLHTLAGTVSAIAGRVPVIADAKRADIGNTSRQYARLIFGTLDCDAVTLAPYMGEDSLQPFLEVPRPSGLPVFAYVLALTSNPGALRFQSLECEGRPLYHHVLEAVDGWNHGWAAGRLGVVAGATREEQLLEIRRLWPRLDLLVPGVGAQGGDAAAVCRILNEGTGSALVNVSRAVLYGEDGDASPQAVRQRAQVWSNLLARKPAE, encoded by the coding sequence ATGACCATCCAGCAACGCCTGAAATCAAGCCAGACCCACTTCTGCCTGGGGCTGGATCCTTCGCCCGAACTCCTGCCCCGTGGGTACGGCCAGCACAGCGATCCCGTGCTGGCCTGGAACCGCGAACTGGTGGAAGCCACCGTGGATCTGGTGGCCGCCTACAAGCCCAATCTTGCCTTCTACGAAGCCCTCGGGCTCGACGGGCTGCATACCCTGGCGGGCACGGTGAGTGCCATTGCCGGTCGGGTCCCCGTGATCGCCGATGCCAAGCGCGCCGACATTGGCAACACCTCGCGCCAGTACGCGCGCCTGATCTTCGGCACCCTCGATTGCGACGCCGTGACACTGGCACCCTACATGGGCGAAGACAGCCTGCAGCCCTTTCTGGAAGTCCCCAGACCCTCGGGCCTGCCCGTGTTCGCCTATGTGCTGGCACTGACCTCCAATCCCGGCGCCCTGCGATTCCAGTCTCTTGAGTGCGAAGGTCGGCCCCTGTATCACCATGTGCTGGAGGCCGTCGATGGCTGGAACCACGGCTGGGCCGCCGGCCGTCTGGGCGTGGTGGCGGGGGCCACGCGGGAGGAGCAATTGCTGGAGATCCGTCGACTCTGGCCCCGTCTGGACCTGCTGGTTCCCGGGGTGGGTGCCCAGGGCGGAGACGCGGCGGCAGTCTGCCGGATTCTCAACGAAGGCACCGGCAGTGCCCTGGTCAATGTCTCGCGGGCCGTGCTCTATGGCGAAGACGGAGATGCCTCACCTCAGGCCGTGCGCCAGCGAGCGCAGGTCTGGAGCAATCTCCTGGCGCGGAAGCCGGCCGAATGA
- a CDS encoding nucleoside deaminase → MRMAIREARKAESRQEVPVGAVVVHRGHVIGRGHNGVEHLQDPTAHAEILAIGAAANALGSWRLEDCVLYATLEPCAMCAGALVLARVPLLVYGAPDPKAGGCGSVNDIIADTRLNHQVSCLPGVLEGECAELLRSFFRELRARARESRELPGDPAGGASARDDHRN, encoded by the coding sequence ATGCGGATGGCGATCCGGGAAGCCCGCAAGGCCGAATCCAGGCAGGAAGTGCCCGTCGGTGCGGTGGTCGTGCATCGCGGCCACGTGATCGGCCGTGGACACAATGGGGTCGAGCACCTGCAGGACCCCACCGCCCATGCCGAGATCCTGGCGATCGGCGCGGCCGCCAATGCCCTGGGCAGCTGGCGCCTCGAAGACTGCGTGCTCTATGCCACCCTCGAACCGTGCGCCATGTGTGCCGGGGCTCTGGTGCTGGCCCGGGTGCCGTTGCTGGTCTATGGTGCTCCCGACCCCAAGGCCGGGGGGTGCGGCAGTGTGAATGACATCATCGCCGACACTCGTCTCAACCATCAGGTGAGCTGCCTGCCGGGTGTCCTGGAAGGGGAATGCGCCGAACTGTTGCGCAGCTTCTTCCGTGAACTGCGCGCGCGCGCCAGGGAATCGCGCGAATTGCCCGGCGATCCGGCCGGAGGCGCTTCAGCCCGGGACGATCACCGCAACTGA